A DNA window from Bradyrhizobium barranii subsp. barranii contains the following coding sequences:
- a CDS encoding adenylate/guanylate cyclase domain-containing protein codes for MTGTAEWLASIGLGEYAQRFAENAIDFSVVSDLTEQDLKDLGVLLGHRRKLLRAIAELKSEVLVSVRTAAKPAPRDSAERRQLTVMFCDLVDSSALAARLDPEDLRSVIGAYHDCIAGVIARNEGVIARYMGDGVLAYFGYPQAHEDDAEQATRAGLTLVDAVANLQTDIGTRLQVRVGIATGMVVVGDLTGEGAAKEHAVIGETPNLAARLQQFAEPGMVLISESTHQLTDGHFEYRDLGPVALKGWAEPIPAWQVLGISGAESRFEAQHKTRLTSLIGRDEEIELLLRRWRHAASGEGCVVVLTGEPGIGKSHIALALQERLQAEPHITVRHFCSAHHANSALYPFIVNLERAARFERGETPTEKFAKLEALLLRFGADADRVVPALANLLSLPLCDRYRLPEMTPQTRKDMTLAAFLAQLEALAARQPVFVIFEDAHWADPTSLELLAITLEKLPRLRVLLLITARPEFAPPWPGHAHVTTISFTRLSRRNGAALVERVTAGKTLPEEVMHQILARTDGVPLFVEELTKAVLETGLLQERDDHYTLSRPLPSMAIPTTLSASLMARLDRLAPVKYVAQIGAVVGREFSYELLSAVAELPRQTLEEALAQLVRAELIFCRGEIPRAVYTFKHALVRDAAESGLLKSRRATLHATIADVFEQQFPEIVEAQPETLALHLTEAGLFEKAGEYWLQAGRKAAMRSANLEAIAHLRKGIEVLAHLADGARKDRRELDFQFALGPCLIATQGPASPHAVAIFARARELCQRLEAPPRATTNHVLVDHRERHSW; via the coding sequence AGCGTTTCGCCGAGAACGCCATCGATTTCTCGGTCGTTAGCGATCTCACGGAGCAGGACCTCAAGGACCTTGGCGTCCTGCTTGGGCACCGGCGCAAACTTCTGCGCGCAATTGCAGAACTCAAGAGTGAAGTCCTCGTATCAGTCCGAACGGCCGCCAAACCGGCGCCGCGGGACAGCGCCGAGCGGCGCCAACTGACGGTCATGTTTTGCGATCTGGTGGACTCGTCGGCACTTGCGGCCCGACTGGATCCAGAGGACTTGCGCTCGGTAATCGGTGCCTATCACGACTGCATCGCGGGTGTTATCGCCCGGAATGAGGGCGTCATCGCGCGGTACATGGGGGATGGCGTGCTTGCCTATTTCGGCTATCCCCAGGCCCACGAGGACGACGCCGAGCAGGCGACACGCGCGGGACTGACACTGGTCGATGCCGTGGCCAACCTCCAGACAGATATCGGCACGAGACTACAGGTCCGCGTTGGCATCGCCACCGGAATGGTCGTCGTGGGTGATCTGACCGGCGAAGGCGCCGCCAAGGAGCACGCGGTCATTGGTGAGACACCGAACCTGGCCGCTCGCCTGCAGCAGTTCGCCGAGCCCGGTATGGTGCTGATTTCCGAGAGCACACACCAGCTCACCGATGGACATTTCGAGTACCGCGATCTCGGCCCTGTCGCGCTCAAAGGATGGGCGGAACCAATACCTGCCTGGCAGGTGCTCGGGATCAGTGGAGCGGAAAGCCGCTTCGAGGCGCAGCACAAGACGCGGTTGACATCGCTAATCGGGCGTGACGAGGAGATCGAACTGCTGTTGCGGCGCTGGCGGCATGCCGCGTCAGGCGAAGGCTGCGTCGTGGTTCTAACTGGAGAGCCGGGTATCGGTAAGTCGCATATCGCGCTGGCGCTTCAAGAGCGGCTCCAGGCCGAACCACACATTACGGTACGGCACTTCTGCTCGGCGCACCACGCCAACAGTGCGCTGTATCCATTCATCGTCAACCTCGAACGTGCCGCCCGGTTCGAACGAGGCGAGACGCCGACGGAGAAGTTTGCCAAGCTTGAAGCTCTGCTCTTGCGGTTTGGCGCCGATGCAGACCGCGTGGTGCCGGCCCTGGCCAATCTTCTGTCGCTTCCGCTCTGCGACCGCTATCGCCTTCCCGAAATGACTCCGCAGACCCGCAAGGACATGACGCTGGCGGCGTTCCTGGCCCAGCTCGAAGCATTGGCGGCGCGTCAGCCGGTGTTCGTGATATTCGAGGATGCCCATTGGGCGGATCCGACGTCGCTGGAACTGCTCGCGATTACACTGGAAAAGCTGCCGCGGCTTCGCGTACTGCTGCTGATCACGGCGAGACCGGAGTTCGCCCCGCCCTGGCCTGGTCATGCCCATGTGACGACGATCTCGTTCACGCGTCTCAGTCGGCGCAACGGGGCGGCATTGGTCGAGCGCGTCACCGCCGGCAAGACGCTCCCCGAGGAGGTCATGCACCAAATCCTCGCCCGTACCGATGGCGTACCCTTGTTCGTCGAGGAACTGACGAAGGCCGTGCTCGAAACCGGGCTGTTGCAGGAGCGGGACGACCACTACACGCTCAGCCGTCCGCTACCGTCGATGGCGATTCCGACGACGTTGAGCGCATCGCTGATGGCCAGGCTCGACCGATTGGCTCCGGTGAAATACGTGGCTCAGATCGGCGCCGTCGTGGGGCGCGAGTTCTCCTACGAACTACTGAGCGCCGTTGCCGAGTTGCCAAGGCAGACGCTGGAGGAGGCGCTTGCCCAGCTTGTCAGGGCGGAGCTGATATTCTGCCGGGGCGAGATACCCCGGGCGGTCTATACTTTCAAGCATGCGCTGGTACGCGACGCTGCCGAATCCGGGCTTCTGAAGAGCCGACGCGCTACGCTGCACGCCACCATCGCGGACGTGTTCGAGCAACAGTTCCCGGAAATCGTGGAGGCTCAACCCGAGACTCTCGCGCTCCACCTAACGGAGGCGGGACTGTTCGAAAAGGCAGGAGAATATTGGCTTCAGGCGGGAAGGAAGGCGGCCATGCGCTCCGCCAACCTCGAAGCTATCGCACACCTGCGGAAGGGCATCGAGGTGTTGGCCCATTTGGCCGACGGTGCTCGGAAGGACAGACGAGAGCTTGATTTCCAGTTCGCGCTGGGACCATGCCTGATCGCTACCCAGGGACCGGCATCGCCACATGCGGTGGCGATCTTCGCTCGCGCGCGCGAGCTGTGCCAGCGCCTCGAAGCCCCCCCCCGAGCAACTACAAATCATGTTCTGGTTGACCACCGCGAGCGTCATTCGTGGTGA